In the genome of Pongo pygmaeus isolate AG05252 chromosome 9, NHGRI_mPonPyg2-v2.0_pri, whole genome shotgun sequence, one region contains:
- the TCIRG1 gene encoding V-type proton ATPase 116 kDa subunit a 3: protein MGSMFRSEEVALVQLFLPTAAAYSCVSRLGELGLVEFRDLNASVSAFQRRFVVDVRRCEELEKTFTFLQEEVRRAGLVLPPPEGRLPAPPPRDLLRIQEETERLAQELRDVRGNQQALRAQLHQLQLHAAVLGQGHEPQLAAAHTDGASERTPLLQAPGGPHQDLRVNFVAGAVEPHKAAALERLLWRACRGFLIASFRELEQPLEHPVTGEPATWMTFLISYWGEQIGQKIRKITDCFHCHVFPFLEQEEARHGALQQLQQQSQELQEVLGETERFLIQVLGRVLQLLPPGQVQVHKMKAVYLALNQCSVSTTHKCLIAEAWCSVRDLPALQEALRDSSMEEGVSAVAHRIPCRDMPPTLIRTNRFTASFQGIVDAYGVGRYQEVNPAPYTIITFPFLFAVMFGDVGHGLLMFLFALAMVLAENRPAVKAAQNEIWQTFFRGRYLLLLMGLFSIYTGFIYNECFSRATSIFPSGWSVAAMANQSGWSDAFLAQHTMLTLDPNVTGVFLGPYSFGIDPIWSLAANHLSFLNSFKMKMSVILGVVHMAFGVVLGVFNHMHFGQRHRLLLETLPELTFLLGLFGYLVFLVIYKWLRVWAGSTASAPSILIHFINMFLFSHSPTNRPLYPRQEVVQATLVVLALAMVPVLLLGTPLHLLRRRRRHLRRRPTGQQEENKAALLDLPDASVNGWSSDEEKAGGLDDEEEAELVPSEVLMHQAIHTIEFCLGCISNTASYLRLWALSLAHAQLSEVLWAMVMRTGLGLGREVGVAAAALVPIFAVFAVLTVAILLVMEGLSAFLHALRLHWVEFQNKFYSGTGYKLSPFTFAATDD from the exons ATGGGCTCCATGTTCCGGAGCGAGGAGGTGGCCCTGGTCCAGCTCTTTCTGCCCACAGCTGCCGCTTACAGCTGCGTGAGTCGGCTGGGCGAGCTGGGCCTCGTGGAGTTCAGAGAC CTCAACGCCTCGGTGAGCGCCTTCCAGAGACGCTTTGTGGTTGATGTTCGGCGCTGCGAGGAGCTGGAGAAGACCTTCA CTTTCCTGCAGGAGGAGGTGCGGCGGGCTGGGCTGGTCCTGCCCCCGCCTGAGGGGAGGCTGCCGGCACCACCACCTCGGGACCTGCTGCGCATCCAGGAGGAGACGGAGCGCCTGGCCCAGGAGCTGCGGGATGTGCGGGGCAACCAGCAGGCCCTGCGGGCCCAGCTGCACCAGCTGCAGCTCCACGCCGCCGTGCTGGGCCAGGGCCATGAACCTCAG CTGGCAGCCGCCCACACAGATGGGGCCTCAGAGAGGACGCCCCTGCTCCAGGCCCCCGGGGGGCCGCACCAGGACCTGAGGGTCAA CTTTGTGGCAGGTGCCGTGGAGCCCCACAAGGCCGCTGCCCTAGAGCGCCTGCTCTGGAGGGCCTGCCGCGGCTTCCTCATCGCCAGCTTCAGGGAGCTGGAGCAGCCGCTGGAGCACCCCGTAACG GGCGAGCCAGCCACGTGGATGACCTTCCTCATCTCCTACTGGGGCGAGCAGATCGGACAGAAGATCCGCAAGATCACGGACTG CTTCCACTGCCACGTCTTCCCATTTCTGGAGCAGGAGGAGGCCCGCCACGGGGccctgcagcagctgcagcagcagagtCAGGAGCTGCAGGAG GTCCTCGGGGAGACGGAGCGGTTCCTGATCCAGGTGCTGGGCCGGGTGCTGCAGCTGCTGCCACCGGGACAGGTGCAGGTCCACAAGATGAAGGCCGTGTACCTGGCCCTGAACCAGTGCAGCGTGAGCACCACGCACAAGTGCCTCATTGCCGAGGCCTGGTGCTCTGTGCGAGACCTGCCCGCCCTGCAGGAGGCCCTGCGGGACAGCTCG ATGGAGGAGGGAGTGAGCGCCGTGGCTCACCGCATCCCCTGCCGGGACATGCCCCCCACACTCATCCGCACCAACCGCTTCACGGCCAGCTTCCAGGGCATCGTGGACGCCTATGGCGTGGGCCGCTACCAGGAGGTCAACCCCG CTCCCTACACCATCATCACCTTCCCCTTCCTGTTTGCTGTGATGTTCGGGGATGTGGGCCACGGGCTGCTCATGTTCCTCTTCGCACTGGCCATGGTGCTTGCGGAGAACCGGCCAGCTGTGAAGGCCGCGCAGAACGAG ATCTGGCAGACTTTCTTCAGGGGCCGCTACCTGCTCCTGCTCATGGGCCTGTTCTCCATCTACACTGGCTTCATCTACAACGAGTGCTTCAGTCGTGCCACCAGCATCTTCCCCTCGGGCTGGAGTGTGGCCGCCATGGCCAACCAGTCTGGCTGGAG TGATGCGTTCCTGGCCCAGCACACGATGCTTACCCTGGATCCCAACGTCACCGGTGTCTTCCTGGGACCCTACTCCTTTGGCATCGACCCT ATCTGGAGCCTGGCTGCCAACCACTTGAGCTTCCTCAACTCCTTCAAGATGAAGATGTCCGTCATCCTGGGCGTCGTGCACATGGCCTTTGGGGTGGTCCTCGGAGTCTTCAACCACAT GCACTTTGGCCAGAGGCACCGGCTGCTGCTGGAGACGCTGCCGGAGCTCACCTTCCTGCTGGGACTCTTCGGTTACCTCGTCTTCCTAGTCATCTACAAGTGGCTGCGTGTCTGGGCTGGCAGCACCGCCTCGGCCCCCAGCATCCTCATCCACTTCATCAACATGTTCCTCTTCTCCCACAGCCCCACCAACAGGCCGCTTTACCCCCGGCAG GAGGTGGTCCAGGCCACGCTGGTGGTCCTGGCCTTGGCCATGGTGCCCGTCCTGCTGCTTGGCACACCCCTGCACCTgctgcgccgccgccgccgccacctgCGGAGGAGGCCCACTGGTCAACAG GAGGAAAACAAGGCCGCGTTGCTGGACCTGCCCGACGCATCTGTGAATGGCTGGAGCTCCGATGAGGAAAAGGCAGGGGGCCTGGATGACGAagaggaggccgag CTCGTTCCCTCCGAGGTACTCATGCACCAGGCCATCCACACCATCGAGTTCTGCCTGGGCTGCATCTCCAACACCGCCTCCTACCTGCGCCTGTGGGCCCTGAGCCTGGCCCACGCCC AGCTGTCCGAGGTTCTGTGGGCCATGGTGATGCGCacaggcctgggcctgggccggGAGGTGGGCGTGGCGGCTGCGGCGCTGGTCCCCATCTTTGCCGTCTTTGCCGTGCTGACCGTGGCCATCCTGCTGGTGATGGAGGGGCTCTCGGCCTTCCTGCACGCCCTGCGGCTGCACTG GGTGGAATTCCAGAACAAGTTCTACTCGGGCACAGGCTACAAGCTGAGTCCCTTCACCTTTGCTGCCACAGATGACTAG
- the NDUFS8 gene encoding NADH dehydrogenase [ubiquinone] iron-sulfur protein 8, mitochondrial isoform X2, translated as MEHQYRKGGARWPNGSVLECRPRLPIDRPAWQGKQRRRFKMRCLTTPMLLRALAQAARAGPPCGRSLHSSAVAATYKYVNMQEPEMDMKSVTDRAARTLLLTELFRGLGMTLSYLFREPATINYPFEKGPLSPRFRGEHALRRYPSGEERCIACKLCEAICPAQAITIEAEPRADGSRRTTRYDIDMTKCIYCGFCQEACPVDAIVEGPNFEFSTETHEELLYNKEKLLNNGDKWEAEIAANIQADYLYR; from the exons ATGGAGCATCAATACAGAAAAGGGGGAGCCCGCTGGCCCAATGGCAGCGTCCTAGAGTGTAGGCCCCGCCTCCCGATTGACCGGCCTGCTTGGCAAGGCAAGCAGCGGCGGCGCTTCAAG ATGCGCTGCCTGACCACGCCTATGCTGCTGCGGGCCCTGGCCCAGGCTGCACGTGCAG GACCTCCTTGTGGCCGGAGCCTCCACAGCAGTGCAGTGGCAGCCACCTACA AGTATGTGAACATGCAGGAGCCCGAGATGGACATGAAGTCAGTGACTGACCGGGCAGCCCGCACCCTGCTGTTGACTGAGCTCTTCCGAG GCCTGGGCATGACCCTGAGCTACCTGTTCCGGGAACCGGCCACCATCAACTACCCGTTCGAGAAGGGCCCGCTGAGCCCTCGCTTCCGTGGGGAGCATGCACTGCGCCGGTACCCATCCGGGGAGGAGCGTTGCATTGCCTGCAAACTCTGCGAGGCCATCTGCCCCGCCCAG GCCATCACCATCGAGGCTGAGCCAAGAGCCGATGGCAGCCGCCGGACCACCCGCTATGACATCGACATGACCAAGTGCATCTACTGCGGCTTCTGCCAGGAGGCCTGTCCCGTGGATGCCATCGTCGAG GGCCCCAACTTTGAGTTCTCCACGGAGACCCATGAGGAGCTGCTGTACAACAAGGAGAAGCTGCTCAACAACGGGGACAAGTGGGAGGCTGAGATCGCCGCCAACATCCAGGCTGACTACTTGTATCGGTGA
- the NDUFS8 gene encoding NADH dehydrogenase [ubiquinone] iron-sulfur protein 8, mitochondrial isoform X1, translating into MRCLTTPMLLRALAQAARAGPPCGRSLHSSAVAATYKYVNMQEPEMDMKSVTDRAARTLLLTELFRGLGMTLSYLFREPATINYPFEKGPLSPRFRGEHALRRYPSGEERCIACKLCEAICPAQAITIEAEPRADGSRRTTRYDIDMTKCIYCGFCQEACPVDAIVEGPNFEFSTETHEELLYNKEKLLNNGDKWEAEIAANIQADYLYR; encoded by the exons ATGCGCTGCCTGACCACGCCTATGCTGCTGCGGGCCCTGGCCCAGGCTGCACGTGCAG GACCTCCTTGTGGCCGGAGCCTCCACAGCAGTGCAGTGGCAGCCACCTACA AGTATGTGAACATGCAGGAGCCCGAGATGGACATGAAGTCAGTGACTGACCGGGCAGCCCGCACCCTGCTGTTGACTGAGCTCTTCCGAG GCCTGGGCATGACCCTGAGCTACCTGTTCCGGGAACCGGCCACCATCAACTACCCGTTCGAGAAGGGCCCGCTGAGCCCTCGCTTCCGTGGGGAGCATGCACTGCGCCGGTACCCATCCGGGGAGGAGCGTTGCATTGCCTGCAAACTCTGCGAGGCCATCTGCCCCGCCCAG GCCATCACCATCGAGGCTGAGCCAAGAGCCGATGGCAGCCGCCGGACCACCCGCTATGACATCGACATGACCAAGTGCATCTACTGCGGCTTCTGCCAGGAGGCCTGTCCCGTGGATGCCATCGTCGAG GGCCCCAACTTTGAGTTCTCCACGGAGACCCATGAGGAGCTGCTGTACAACAAGGAGAAGCTGCTCAACAACGGGGACAAGTGGGAGGCTGAGATCGCCGCCAACATCCAGGCTGACTACTTGTATCGGTGA